In Gossypium hirsutum isolate 1008001.06 chromosome D06, Gossypium_hirsutum_v2.1, whole genome shotgun sequence, one genomic interval encodes:
- the LOC107901045 gene encoding protein TIFY 10A: MNMSCSPEFMVQKPARSPEKTSFTQTCNLLSQYLKEKGSFGDLSLGMTCNVEANETPEMLRPTMNLFPVNGKSGDDCHAAPPPRKLRSMDLFPNQAAFSSPKDDALKSSMNKLGSSVEPQTAQMTIFYGGQVIVFNDFPADKAKEIMLLAGKGSSQNNSFNPNPPHINAPFTSTIATSPIESGIGVPPTPNFSTTVTQECIRSAQRPIPGDLPIARRASLHRFLEKRKDRMTTSAPYQISNSTASSSKPGNDKSWLGLAAQSP, translated from the exons ATGAATATGTCGTGTTCACCGGAATTTATGGTTCAGAAACCGGCGAGGTCACCGGAGAAGACAAGTTTTACCCAAACTTGTAACTTATTGAGTCAGTACTTGAAGGAGAAAGGTAGCTTTGGAGATCTAAGTCTGGGTATGACATGCAACGTTGAAGCTAATG AGACTCCCGAGATGCTGCGTCCCACCATGAATTTGTTTCCTGTCAATGGGAAATCCGGTGATGATTGCCATGCGGCGCCTCCTCCTCGGAAACTGAGATCCATGGATTTGTTCCCTAATCAAGCTGCTTTTTCATCACCTAAAGATGATGCTCTGAAAAGCAGCATGAACAAATTGGGTTCTTCAGTGGAGCCTCAAACTGCACAGATGACCATCTTTTATGGTGGACAAGTGATTGTGTTCAACGATTTCCCGGCCGACAAAGCTAAGGAGATCATGCTTTTAGCTGGCAAAGGCAGCTCTCAAAACAATAGCTTCAACCCCAATCCTCCCCACATCAATGCCCCCTTTACTTCTACCATAGCAACAAGTCCGATTGAGTCCGGTATCGGGGTTCCTCCTACCCCTAATTTCAGCACCACGGTAACTCAAGAATGCATACGATCTGCTCAGCGACCCATTCCCGGCG ATCTACCAATTGCAAGGAGAGCTTCACTCCACCGGTTCCTTGAGAAGAGAAAGGATAG GATGACCACAAGTGCACCATACCAGATAAGTAACTCCACAGCATCTTCATCCAAGCCAGGCAACGACAAGTCATGGCTCGGTTTGGCTGCTCAATCTCCGTAG